The Rhodohalobacter sp. SW132 genomic sequence CGTGGGAAAAATTGGCAATGGAGGCGTCATCCATTTTTTCGATGAGTGACTGCAGGTTGTAGATATATGCAAGCTGGTTAGCGGATGAAAACGGAACATCTTTAAAGATCCCGGTACTTAGCATCATTTGGTAGGCTGATGATCGCAGTAGCGGTGGCATCGCCCCTCGCCATCCCTCAAGCTGGTAGCCGTACATCTCGCGGACCGGCTCACCGGCCTGCATCAGGCTGTCGATCTGACTGGTGATATACGTGTAATAGTAAAAATTTTCCACCATACGGTCGTGATTGTAGCGCATCTCCGCCGCGATTGACGTAAGTGCATTTTCAGCTACAGCCCGGTTGTTGCGGCCTTCGCGCCACTCATTAACCAAAAAACCAATCATCACGCCGATCACAATTGCAGCCACCTCCAGGATCAGAAGCCAGCCAAAACGCTGATTCCCTTTTGAAGTGAGATACGGATCCGACGCCCTCCTGTGATGACGTAACATAGGCAAGAATATTAGTTACCAGATTCCACCAATAAACGCCAAAACAACATTTGTTGCAAGCAAAACGTGGGAAATGTTGAATATCGAATATCGAATGACAAATGCCGAATAATGAACAGAGAACACTTCGATATTCGAAATTCAATATTCAGCGTTCGATATTCCCCCCCGTTCGATATTCGATATTCAATATTCAGCGTTCGATATTTGTCTCCGCTTGTTTCCAAAAATGAATGATTTCCTGCATTTTTAGTGTTAACCTATTGTATATTTTCTGTTTATGATAAATATTTTGTATAAATGTTCGCCATGGAAAAGAGACTACATATATTCTTTCTGTTTCCGGTTTTGATCCTGTTGGTTTTCGCCGGGTGTTACGAACATCCTATGCAGCAGAGAATAGATCAGCAAACCTCAGATGAAGAATCTGCTGAGGTTACAGGGCAATCGGATATTCTTCAGACCGGAGAGGCGAGCTGGTACGGGCCGGGATTTCATGGTCGGCTCACCTCAAACCGTGAACGGTTTAACCAGAATGACCTGACAGCCGCACACCGAACGCTTCCTTTTAACACCATCGTGGAGGTGGTGAACACCGAAAATAACGAAACGATTGAGGTGCGTATCAACGACCGGGGACCATATGCGCGCAATCGCGTCATTGATCTCTCCCGGGCGGCGGCTGATGAGATCGGCATGATCGACGAGGGAGTGGCCGATGTGGAGCTTGTTCTTGTTGAGGCGGGCGGACCCATACCTGAAAATCTGAACCGGCCAACGTTCACCATTCAGCTCGGGGAGTATAACCTGGCCTCATACGCTGGCCGGTTTGCCGACGAGGTGGGAGATGGGGTGCGTGTGGAGCAGCGATTTCCGCGCGGCAGCGTCCGCACGGTTTACATGATCTACTACGGAAACTACACCTCCATGAGCAGCGCCAACGCCGACCTCGAACAGCTGCGCGAACGCGGATTCGATGGCTTTGTCCGGCAAATAGACTGAAAAATATCGAACACTGAATAATGAACGCCGAATGTCGAACGGGGGGAATATCGAACACTGAATGATGAACACCGAATTTCGAACGATCGGAATATCAAATATTGAATCATGAACGCCGAATGTCAAACAATCAGAATATCGAACACTGAATCACAAACGCCGAATTTCGAA encodes the following:
- a CDS encoding septal ring lytic transglycosylase RlpA family protein → MEKRLHIFFLFPVLILLVFAGCYEHPMQQRIDQQTSDEESAEVTGQSDILQTGEASWYGPGFHGRLTSNRERFNQNDLTAAHRTLPFNTIVEVVNTENNETIEVRINDRGPYARNRVIDLSRAAADEIGMIDEGVADVELVLVEAGGPIPENLNRPTFTIQLGEYNLASYAGRFADEVGDGVRVEQRFPRGSVRTVYMIYYGNYTSMSSANADLEQLRERGFDGFVRQID